One Maniola hyperantus chromosome 17, iAphHyp1.2, whole genome shotgun sequence DNA window includes the following coding sequences:
- the svp gene encoding steroid receptor seven-up isoform X1, translating into MGMRREAVQRGRVPPSQPAGLALPGQFSLANGDPATGLNGHPYLSSYISLLLRAEPYPTSRYGPCVQPTNVMGIDNICELAARLLFSAVEWARNIPFFPELQVTDQVALLRLVWSELFVLNASQCSMPLHVAPLLAAAGLHASPMAADRVVAFMDHIRIFQEQVEKLKALHVDSAEYSCLKAIVLFTSGKILDSLFGEARLLLYRVAGAGAAITDYNELVTLVRTHLDAYAEASRVPQPPAPPPPSAASSGYYSTLDTSLGVNSSLSYGSFLSPSRLPPNYTSSPRAPEACTSSFKLYEGAHGKVFKTDQGG; encoded by the coding sequence CTGTTCAAAGAGGCCGAGTGCCTCCATCGCAGCCTGCCGGCTTGGCCCTTCCGGGGCAGTTCTCCCTCGCGAACGGCGACCCAGCCACCGGCCTCAACGGCCACCCCTACCTCTCCTCCTACATCTCCCTCCTACTTAGAGCAGAGCCGTACCCCACCTCGAGGTACGGTCCATGCGTCCAGCCCACGAATGTCATGGGCATAGACAATATTTGTGAACTAGCAGCGAGATTACTCTTCTCCGCCGTCGAATGGGCGAGGAATATACCCTTCTTTCCCGAACTCCAAGTGACGGACCAGGTCGCGTTGCTAAGACTAGTCTGGTCCGAATTATTCGTCCTCAACGCGTCCCAGTGTTCAATGCCCCTCCACGTGGCTCCCTTACTCGCTGCCGCCGGTCTCCACGCATCCCCCATGGCTGCGGACCGCGTGGTGGCGTTCATGGACCACATACGAATCTTCCAGGAGCAGGTGGAGAAGCTAAAAGCTCTCCACGTGGACTCCGCCGAGTACTCCTGTCTGAAGGCCATCGTGCTGTTCACGTCAGGTAAAATTTTGGACAGTTTATTCGGGGAGGCGAGGCTGCTGCTGTACAGGGTCGCCGGTGCTGGTGCAGCTATCACTGACTATAACGAATTAGTGACTTTGGTTCGGACGCACTTGGATGCGTACGCTGAGGCGAGTAGAGTTCCGCAGCCGCCAGCACCGCCGCCTCCGTCCGCAGCTTCCTCTGGGTACTACTCAACTTTGGACACATCTCTTGGCGTCAACTCCTCTCTGTCTTACGGTAGTTTCTTATCCCCTTCGCGTCTTCCACCAAATTATACGAGCAGCCCACGTGCTCCCGAAGCTTGCACGTCATCTTTTAAACTCTACGAAGGGGCACACGGAAAAGTCTTTAAGACAGATCAGGGGGGTTGA